The genomic DNA CTTCAGCCAAAATCAATTCAGTGTCTTATTTGGGGGTTAGCAGAAGAAGAAGTCTTTTATACAAACGAGGAACAACAGTGGATTAAAGAATATATGTTACCTACATATTTAGAACCAGATTTATTTTTAGGAAAAGGTTCTTTCGTTCAAAAACCTTCATTTGGTAGAGAAGGAGATACAATTACGATTCGCGATAAGGATGAAAATATTATGCTTCAAAATGCACATCAAACGTATAAAACTTCACTGCCGATATTTCAAAAGTATATAGAACTTCCAGTCGTATCCTTGGAAACAGAAAAAGGGATGGAGAAACTGTCGTATGTGTTTGGTTCTTTTTTAATTGCTGGAAAAGCAAGTAGTATCGGTATTCGCGCGGGAGAAAAGATTACAGGAAATGAATCGTACTATTTACCGGTAGGTATAAAAAGGAGGGGGAAAAATGATTAATTTTTTATCATATTTAGCAGTAACACTCGGACTTTTATGTATTGGTCTGTTCTTGATGGAAGTGACAACGAAAGTTAAGGAATTTAAGTTAATGGCTCAAGGGAATAAGGCGGTAAGCTATGTGCTTGGAGGACGATTACTTGGGTTAGCTATTGTTTTATATTCGACAGCAGCTAATTCAATTTCACTTCTTGATATGATTTCGTGGGGAGCAGTTGGGATTTTGGCTCAAATTATCGTTTTTTATTTAGCTGAGTGGCTTACACCACGCTTTAATATAAACAAAAGTCTTGAAGAAGATAATCAAGCAGTCGGTCTTTTTCTTATGTTTTTATCGCTTTCAATTGGGATTGTAATTGCTGGCTGTATAACTTATTAAAAACTTTACGTTTAAACGTAAAGTTTTTTATTTTATTCCGCTATTTGCCGGGCAGCCCGATTGGTGAGGGCTAATAATCAGTGGGGGATGAACAAAACCCCACTGATTAAAGTTTCACTTTATATATGTTAGTTTGCCATACCTTTTGAAAAAATTGTAGGCTACGGTTGACATCTATTTTAAATAAGAGTAACATTTTCAATGTAATGAAAATAAGTCTCTGTTAGGTGAGGCTCCTGTATAGAGAAATGCTACTGCCCAAAAATGTCGAGAGACGCCAATGGGTCAACAGGAATGATCGAATTAAGGTTTTTCTTAACGTAGCTGGTAATGTACCTATGCTATACAGTGCTAAAACTCGGTGAGGGAGAGGTCCGTAGATTTCTAATTATATTAGAAATCGTTTATTTGTGTATGTAATGGCCACTACTCTCTTAAGGGTAGGGGTCTTTTTTGTTACCAAGCTATGAGTAATTTCATAGTATAAACTATAAAATTAAACGAGGAGGTGAGGAGCATGTCAAATTCTGACTCGGTTCCGTTACCCATATACTTCAAATCAAAAATATATGATGTAGGCAGGAAACGATTTGTTCCTCCCTCTATATTTATCACAATGTAGCGTTTATAAAGCGCTAGACACTTTCACAGTAAAGTGGATAAATTGAGAAACAAAGCGTTTCTTCCTATGTTGTAAAGGAGGAGACGATAATATGTTATATGCAAACAAAACTGTGGGTAACACGTCATATAAACTAAGTAAAAAATCAATAAAAGAACAAACAATGCTTCAAAAAAATAAAGATTTATTAATTGAAATTGCAACAAGAGATGTAAAATCTGTATTTGCATATTTTAAAACAACAAGAGACGGACTATCAATGAAAGAGGCACAAAAACGTATTCAAGTATATGGCCGAAATGAACTAACTTCAAAAAGAGCACTTCTTGCAGAAGTAATGATGAAGCTTGGTGGCATGATCCCAGGTTTTTCAAAACAACGTGTGTGTGATGAATTACAACGTGAAACGATTACTGTATCTAGAGTAGAATGTTCTAGTAGTACAGGGCTAAATAGTGAACTGAAAATGATGGAGATACCAGTGCAAGAACTTGTACCTGGAGATATGATTTTTCTTTCGGCTGGAGATGCTGTGCCAGCTGATGTACGTATTATTTATGCAGATGATTTATTAGTAAATGAGTCTGTGTTAACGGGAAACGAAGCGAGTATAGAGAAGTTTGAAAGCTGCTATCACCTTGAACGTAAACGATTTATTCCATTAAAACGGATGAAAGATTATAATCCACTTGAGCTTGAAAATGTATGTTTTAAAGGTTCGCATATTGTTAGTGGAAATGCAAAGGCTGTCGTTGTTTCTACTGGAAAAAATACGTATTCAGGCATATTGCATACTTGTTGTAGTAGGATGTCTTAATGTGTGAATGGTGCTAAATATACAAAAACCATGTATAATAGACAAAGTTGAGCAAAAACGTAGAATGGTAATCTATTTATATAACCTTACGTGATAACGTGAGGTTATTATTTTTTTAATAGGAGAGGAATTATGAAAAAAGTATTATTAGTTGATGGTATGGCACTATTATTTCGTGCTTTTTACGCAACAAGTGTCTACGGACAATTTATGAAACGACAAGATGGAACCCCTACGAACGGGATTCATGGTTATATGAAACACTTGTTAACAGCTACGCAAGCGATCGAACCAACACATATCGTTACATGCTGGGATATGGGAAGTACGACATTTAGAACAGAATCGTTCTCGAATTATAAAGCAAATCGTGCAGCGCCACCAGAAGAATTAATTCCTCAATTTGATTTAGTGCAAGAAATGACTGCGAAATTATCCATTCCAGTTATCGGTATGAAAGGCTACGAAGCCGATGATTGTATCGGTACGCTTGCAAAACAATATTGCAATGAAGCTGAAGTTTATATTTTAACTGGTGATACAGATTTACTTCAACTTGTTGATAAGAACGTTACAGTTATGCTTCTGCGTAAAGGAATTGGAAATTACGAATATTACACACCGGAGAAAATCATGGAAGAAAAAGGTGTAGAGCCGTGGCAAATCGTCCATGCAAAAGCTTTCATGGGAGATACAAGTGATAATTATCCAGGTGTAAAAGGTATCGGTGAAAAAACAGCGTATAAGCTTATTCAAGAGCACGGAACAGTATCCGCTGTACTAGAAAATGTAGAATCATTAACGAAAGCGCAGCGTACGAAGATTGAAAGTGATTTAGAGAACTTAAATATTTCGTTGCAATTAGCACAAATTCACTGTGAAGTTCCAATTTCATGTGCACTAGAAGAGGGACTACACACAATGGATGAAGAAAAACTTAAATTTGTTTGTGAAGAAATGAATTGGGGAAGACCTGAAATATTAATAAATATGCTATAAATAGTTTAGAAAGAGGGATGTTGCATAAGTCGAACTTTGACTTATGCAACACCTTCTTTTTGTTTTTATAAACAGTATTATAGTAAATAAAATTATGTCGAAATCAATTTTAAATATATAAATGTTTCGACAAGATATAATGATAAAAGTTGATGGAAATAGTAATTTTTATAATGAAGTGAATTAATTTCAACATAGTTTTAGAGAGTCTTTTTTTCGTGTTCACAAAGTTGTCAGAAAATAAACGGAATTTTCATATGAAGTTCAAATAGAATTCACAACAATCAATTATTATAAGGACACACAGATAATTCTTTATCTTTTATATAAACCATCCCCCAAGGAGGACAATGAAAATGAGAAAAAAAGTGAGAAAATCTTTTAAACAATTATTAATTGAAAATAAACAATCACTATTAAATAATAAAGAAAATATGAAAGAAATTGAAGAAAGAATTGAGAAACGACATGTAGCATATAGTGGTGCCAGTAATTAAATAAAATAAAAAAGATAGCCTATATAGGCTATCTTTTTTATTTTATATTGAAAAAACGCTATTCATCTCTTTAATTTTGTAAATATGCAAGATATTTTTATAGTGTTTTTCTATCAATATTACTCATTTTTCGAGGTTGAAATTGGTATATACCAATTTTTGAGATTTACTATTCATAATATTACAAAAAATGTTACAATACACTCAAATTTATACTATAAAATCATTTTAATATGAAAAATTGGAATGAAAAGAAAGGAGAGGAATATGAATAAAGATGTCGCTTTGAAATGATTAGTATCATTTCATTAGGAGTTGATGTAAAAAGATGAAGAGATACGAAGAATTGGACTCTATAAGAGGGATTTCTTCATTAGTAGTAATGATTGGTCATCATTTAATGATTTTTTCAGCATTTCAAAATTACAGTTATGAAGATAATAAACCATTTGTTGTGTATCTATTAAAAGAAACACCTGCTCGTCTAATTTTTAGTAGTGGTAACGAATCTGTTATTATCTTTTTTGTTTTGAGCGGATTTGTTTTGTATGAATCTATTCAAAAAAACTATAGTAGCTATGGGTCATACCTTTTAAAACGTATATGCAGAATATATATTCCTTATATTGTGGCAATAATTATAGCGATTATATGCCAGACTACAATTAGTGAATATGGTATTTCTTATTTAAGTGAATGGTTTAATCGCTCATGGACGATTGAAAGTTCTTCAAGCTTAATCGCACAACATATTTTATTGGTTGGGAAATATAATACAGATGCATATAACGGTGTGATTTGGTCGCTTGTCCATGAAATGCGAATATCAATAATTTTCCCGTTAATTTTGATGATTTGCTTACGAAAAACGTTAAGGGGTTCATTACTATTATTGTTTAGTTTTAGTATATGTTCTGTCATCATATTATTTTTGTTTCGTTCGGGCTTAACATTAACAAGCTATGCATTAACTTTGCATTATACGGTGCTATTTTTACTAGGAGCACTAGTTGCGAAGTATAAAAATAATTTAATAGTTTTTTATAGTAATTGTACTAAAAACACGAAAATTGCATGGTTTTTATTTGCGATTTTACTTTTTATGTATGAAGGGCTTATTGGAGAAATGAAAGTGCTCAATAATTTTATATTTCGAGACTATGTAGTGGCGATAAGCGCATGTCTATTTGTCATATTAAGCTTGTCAATATCAACTTTGTCGTCCTTACTACGTAATAAATACTTGTTATATTTGGGGAAGATTTCTTACAGTCTTTATTTATATCATATTATATCGTTATTTTCCCTTATATACATGCTCCATAAAATATTACCGTTGCCTATTATTTTAATTTTTTCACTTGTTTTTTCGTTTATATTTGCAATGCTTTCGTATATATATGTAGAAAAATTTGCATTGAGAGTCGGAAAGTATGTAACAAAACAAGTGGATAGAAAGGAGAAAGGGTTATCTGTAAAGAGTGACTTGCAGGATGTTATTCAGAAAAGGGCGGTGAAATAATTGAAGCAAGAAATGAGTATAAAAGATTTTCAACAATTATTGAAAAGAAGATTCGTAACGATTATTTTAACGATGTGTTGTTTAACCGCTTCTTTAGTTCTTATCTCTATGTATGTTTTAAAGCCGTCATATCAATATTCAACGCAAATTCTTGTTGGGAATTTAGATGAGTTTAATAAGGAAAATTCAACAAATAAAACACAAGAAAATAAGCAACTAGTAACATCGTATGTCGATATTTTAAAAAGCCCATTAATTATTTCAACAGTTAAAAAAACTTTGAAATTAGAGCAATCAAGTTATGAATTAGCACAAAAAATCTCGGTGGTAAATACGGACAACTCACAAATTGTAACTGTTACAGTAAAAGATTCCAATCCGAAAGTCGTGAAAGACATAGTAAAGACATTGGCAGAGCAATCACAAAAAAGCTTTCAACAGTACACAAATGTACAAGGAGTGAAAGTATTAACTGATCCTGAGTTACAGGAACAGGCCGAAAAATTGTTTCCGAAATTTCAACTAATCATTCCTATTTCTTTAATTGTTAGTTTTTTTGTTGGTATAGGTTTAGCTGTATTTCGAGATTATTTTGATGAACGTATATACGTGGAACAGGATTTAGAGAAAATAACTACAGTTTCTGTTATTGGTTACATAAATATGAAACCGAATAGAAAAAAGAAACCTACAGAGGTTGATAAACAATCATCTATATATCGAGGTGAACATGTCGATGTTTAGGACAAAGAAACAGCTGCCATTCAATATGCATGATGATCTGATGAAAGAGCAGTTTTATACGGTATATCACGAGCTGAAAAAATCTGGAAAACAACTGTTCACAGTTAGTTCAACGAAGGACAGAGGTGTTGTTGCCTCGCTTATAGTAAATATGGGGCTAGTGTTTGCGGAAATGAAGAAAAAGGTGTTACTTATTGATGTGAATTTTTCTGACCCTAAACTACATGTATTATTACAAAGTAATCACATGATAACAGTAAACGATATAATAAGTTCTTCCCCCTGCAATTATGAATCTTTTTCTAGTAATTTGTCTAAATACTTATATTGTATTCCTGCAAAAAAAACAGTACACACAGGGACACCCTTAATTGCTATGGATGAATTTGATAATGCGATTGCTAAGTGGAAAGAAGATTTTGATTACATTTTCTTTTATTCCTCTGAAGTATTTGACCTTCCTGCTACGCACATTATTGCAGGGAAGTGCGATGGAGTGGTTTTAGCAGTTAAAAAGCGAAAAGATTCACTACGTACAGTGCAAAAAGTAATAGCGGATATAAAGAGAAAAGAATGTGAATTAATAGGTATAATTTTATATTCTTGAATGTGGGGGTAACGATCCATGATTCGTGAAACAAATCAAGCCAAGTTGTATACGATTCCGGCTCAAGAAAAGCCTAGCATATTGAATCGAAGTGTAAAACGCTTGTTTGATATTATATTTTCAATCATATTGTTACTATTAACGATACCAATTATGTTGTTCTTTTGTATTAT from Bacillus cereus G9842 includes the following:
- a CDS encoding DUF350 domain-containing protein, with amino-acid sequence MINFLSYLAVTLGLLCIGLFLMEVTTKVKEFKLMAQGNKAVSYVLGGRLLGLAIVLYSTAANSISLLDMISWGAVGILAQIIVFYLAEWLTPRFNINKSLEEDNQAVGLFLMFLSLSIGIVIAGCITY
- a CDS encoding P-type ATPase; its protein translation is MLYANKTVGNTSYKLSKKSIKEQTMLQKNKDLLIEIATRDVKSVFAYFKTTRDGLSMKEAQKRIQVYGRNELTSKRALLAEVMMKLGGMIPGFSKQRVCDELQRETITVSRVECSSSTGLNSELKMMEIPVQELVPGDMIFLSAGDAVPADVRIIYADDLLVNESVLTGNEASIEKFESCYHLERKRFIPLKRMKDYNPLELENVCFKGSHIVSGNAKAVVVSTGKNTYSGILHTCCSRMS
- a CDS encoding 5'-3' exonuclease, which encodes MKKVLLVDGMALLFRAFYATSVYGQFMKRQDGTPTNGIHGYMKHLLTATQAIEPTHIVTCWDMGSTTFRTESFSNYKANRAAPPEELIPQFDLVQEMTAKLSIPVIGMKGYEADDCIGTLAKQYCNEAEVYILTGDTDLLQLVDKNVTVMLLRKGIGNYEYYTPEKIMEEKGVEPWQIVHAKAFMGDTSDNYPGVKGIGEKTAYKLIQEHGTVSAVLENVESLTKAQRTKIESDLENLNISLQLAQIHCEVPISCALEEGLHTMDEEKLKFVCEEMNWGRPEILINML
- a CDS encoding FbpB family small basic protein, yielding MRKKVRKSFKQLLIENKQSLLNNKENMKEIEERIEKRHVAYSGASN
- a CDS encoding acyltransferase family protein; its protein translation is MKRYEELDSIRGISSLVVMIGHHLMIFSAFQNYSYEDNKPFVVYLLKETPARLIFSSGNESVIIFFVLSGFVLYESIQKNYSSYGSYLLKRICRIYIPYIVAIIIAIICQTTISEYGISYLSEWFNRSWTIESSSSLIAQHILLVGKYNTDAYNGVIWSLVHEMRISIIFPLILMICLRKTLRGSLLLLFSFSICSVIILFLFRSGLTLTSYALTLHYTVLFLLGALVAKYKNNLIVFYSNCTKNTKIAWFLFAILLFMYEGLIGEMKVLNNFIFRDYVVAISACLFVILSLSISTLSSLLRNKYLLYLGKISYSLYLYHIISLFSLIYMLHKILPLPIILIFSLVFSFIFAMLSYIYVEKFALRVGKYVTKQVDRKEKGLSVKSDLQDVIQKRAVK
- a CDS encoding YveK family protein: MKQEMSIKDFQQLLKRRFVTIILTMCCLTASLVLISMYVLKPSYQYSTQILVGNLDEFNKENSTNKTQENKQLVTSYVDILKSPLIISTVKKTLKLEQSSYELAQKISVVNTDNSQIVTVTVKDSNPKVVKDIVKTLAEQSQKSFQQYTNVQGVKVLTDPELQEQAEKLFPKFQLIIPISLIVSFFVGIGLAVFRDYFDERIYVEQDLEKITTVSVIGYINMKPNRKKKPTEVDKQSSIYRGEHVDV
- a CDS encoding CpsD/CapB family tyrosine-protein kinase, coding for MSMFRTKKQLPFNMHDDLMKEQFYTVYHELKKSGKQLFTVSSTKDRGVVASLIVNMGLVFAEMKKKVLLIDVNFSDPKLHVLLQSNHMITVNDIISSSPCNYESFSSNLSKYLYCIPAKKTVHTGTPLIAMDEFDNAIAKWKEDFDYIFFYSSEVFDLPATHIIAGKCDGVVLAVKKRKDSLRTVQKVIADIKRKECELIGIILYS